A region of Pseudomonas cavernicola DNA encodes the following proteins:
- a CDS encoding bacteriohemerythrin: MDYLAWQDDLNTGIQVIDDQHKRIVFMINLLIRTQEPGHSRDEVGNVLNELVDYTLSHFAFEESLMEEAGYEFTRPHKHVHKIFIARVKDFSLRFKAGEDITQELIGLLSRWLFNHIRNDDSNYVQSVKDNMNVLVSDKQAGGWFSRSIKKFFN, from the coding sequence ATGGACTACCTAGCTTGGCAAGACGACCTGAACACCGGCATTCAAGTCATCGACGATCAGCACAAGCGCATCGTCTTCATGATCAACCTGCTGATTCGGACCCAGGAGCCTGGGCACAGTCGTGATGAAGTGGGCAATGTGCTGAATGAACTGGTGGATTACACCCTGTCGCATTTTGCCTTCGAAGAATCGCTGATGGAGGAAGCAGGTTACGAATTCACACGCCCGCACAAGCATGTCCATAAAATCTTCATTGCCCGGGTGAAAGACTTCAGCCTGCGCTTCAAGGCTGGCGAAGACATTACCCAGGAACTGATCGGCTTGTTGTCGCGCTGGCTGTTTAACCATATCCGCAACGACGATTCCAACTATGTGCAGTCGGTGAAGGACAACATGAATGTACTGGTCAGTGATAAGCAGGCCGGTGGCTGGTTCTCGCGCTCGATCAAGAAGTTTTTCAACTAG
- the folE gene encoding GTP cyclohydrolase I FolE, protein MESSLPKLEQHYTAILGQLGEDASREGLLDTPKRAAKAMQYLCRGYQQSLEEVVNGALFSSDNSEMVLVKHVELYSLCEHHLLPFIGKAHVAYIPNGKVLGLSKVARIVDMYARRLQIQENLTRQIAEAIQEVTGALGVAVVIEAQHMCMMMRGVEKQNSSMVTSVMLGEFRENAATRSEFLSLIN, encoded by the coding sequence ATGGAATCTAGCCTCCCAAAACTAGAGCAACATTACACCGCGATTCTCGGCCAACTTGGCGAGGACGCTTCCCGAGAGGGCCTGCTCGATACGCCCAAGCGTGCCGCCAAGGCCATGCAGTACCTCTGCCGCGGCTACCAGCAGTCGCTGGAAGAAGTCGTCAACGGCGCCCTATTTAGCTCCGACAACAGCGAAATGGTGCTGGTGAAGCACGTCGAGCTGTACTCGCTGTGCGAACATCACCTGTTGCCTTTCATCGGCAAGGCGCATGTCGCGTACATTCCCAACGGCAAGGTGCTCGGCCTGTCCAAGGTCGCGCGGATCGTTGACATGTACGCGCGCCGTCTACAGATTCAGGAAAACCTCACCCGCCAGATCGCCGAAGCCATTCAGGAGGTCACCGGTGCCCTGGGCGTCGCAGTGGTCATCGAAGCCCAGCACATGTGCATGATGATGCGCGGTGTGGAGAAGCAGAACTCTTCGATGGTTACTTCGGTGATGCTCGGCGAATTCCGGGAAAACGCGGCCACGCGCAGCGAATTTCTCAGCCTGATCAACTGA
- a CDS encoding tyrosine-type recombinase/integrase: protein MRPSEIAALRWDEVDKAKRVAHVCRIVVDHKVQKRAKTKTNRLVMLNSRALHALDEAKAVASIRAKQRRSFPQSPYVFPLTKNFEFIQQANVTDKHFKIALEGLGIRARPQYNCRHTYATMCLMVGMTPAFIATQLGHSVQMALSTYARWMNSSIDWTEIGKLEQSLTGTKLVR, encoded by the coding sequence ATGCGCCCAAGCGAGATAGCTGCCCTGCGATGGGATGAAGTGGATAAGGCCAAACGCGTTGCGCATGTTTGCCGGATCGTGGTCGACCACAAGGTCCAGAAAAGGGCCAAGACCAAGACCAACCGCCTGGTCATGCTCAACAGCCGCGCTCTGCATGCCCTGGATGAAGCAAAGGCGGTCGCATCGATCAGGGCAAAACAGCGCCGGTCATTCCCGCAATCGCCCTATGTTTTCCCGCTGACCAAGAACTTTGAGTTCATCCAGCAGGCCAACGTGACCGACAAGCACTTCAAGATTGCGCTAGAAGGTCTCGGGATTCGCGCCAGACCGCAGTACAATTGCCGTCACACATACGCGACCATGTGCCTGATGGTTGGGATGACCCCGGCTTTCATTGCCACTCAGCTTGGCCACAGCGTCCAAATGGCGCTATCCACCTACGCCAGGTGGATGAACTCAAGCATTGACTGGACCGAGATCGGTAAACTTGAGCAGAGCCTAACTGGTACAAAATTGGTACGCTGA
- a CDS encoding HlyD family type I secretion periplasmic adaptor subunit, with protein sequence MSAKRDLLTRYRSAWRNSWSQRKAMDPPPRLVHEVQFLPAALALQEQPVHPAPRYILWTIMAFSALALLWAGVGEIDVVATASGKIVPSGKTKIIQPSEVAVVKAIHVYDGQQVKAGELLVELDAQITGADVERLNSDLLAAQVDSARANALLEAIQNSGEPASLASSIPQASPEQQHAAQRWVQGQYLELRSSLDQVDAEIEQQAAEIQAARATVASLKDSLPIARQLSADYKRLLDKAIVGKHSWLEKEQARMNQERELLVQQARVLELLAAKKEAERRQNSILAQARRAMLDLQHESDQRAAALVQELKKAEQRNRLTRLTTPVDGTVQQLAIHTDGGVVTEAQPLMVIVPTDQPVEVEAMLENKDIGFVRSGQAVEIKVETFTFTKYGVVDGTVISISNDAIEDEKRGLLYSTRIQLKENTIRVGDKQIALSPGMAVRAEVKTDKRKVIDYFLSPLKTYTSESIRER encoded by the coding sequence ATGAGCGCCAAGCGCGACCTGCTTACCCGCTACCGCAGCGCCTGGCGCAATTCCTGGTCGCAACGTAAAGCGATGGATCCGCCACCGCGCTTGGTTCATGAGGTGCAATTCCTCCCCGCGGCCTTGGCGCTGCAAGAGCAGCCGGTGCACCCGGCGCCGCGCTACATCCTCTGGACCATCATGGCCTTCTCGGCCCTGGCGCTGCTCTGGGCCGGCGTCGGCGAGATCGATGTGGTCGCCACCGCCAGTGGCAAGATCGTCCCCAGTGGCAAGACCAAGATCATCCAGCCCAGCGAAGTGGCGGTGGTCAAGGCCATCCACGTCTATGACGGGCAACAGGTCAAAGCCGGCGAGCTGTTGGTGGAGCTGGATGCGCAGATCACCGGCGCCGATGTCGAGCGTCTGAACAGCGACCTGCTGGCGGCGCAGGTCGATAGCGCCCGGGCCAACGCCTTGCTCGAGGCGATCCAGAACAGCGGCGAACCGGCCTCACTCGCCAGCTCGATCCCGCAAGCCAGCCCCGAGCAGCAGCACGCCGCGCAGCGCTGGGTGCAGGGCCAATACCTGGAACTGCGCAGCAGCCTGGATCAGGTCGATGCCGAGATCGAACAGCAGGCCGCAGAGATTCAGGCCGCCAGAGCCACGGTGGCCTCGCTGAAAGACAGTCTGCCTATCGCCCGGCAGTTATCGGCTGACTACAAGCGGCTGCTAGACAAGGCCATCGTCGGCAAGCATTCCTGGCTGGAAAAGGAACAGGCGCGCATGAACCAAGAGCGCGAACTGCTGGTGCAGCAAGCCCGCGTGCTGGAGCTGCTGGCCGCGAAAAAAGAAGCCGAGCGCCGGCAAAACAGCATCCTCGCCCAGGCCCGCCGCGCCATGCTCGATCTACAGCATGAGTCCGATCAGCGTGCCGCCGCTCTGGTACAGGAGCTGAAGAAGGCCGAACAGCGCAACCGCCTGACGCGCCTCACCACCCCGGTGGACGGCACCGTGCAGCAACTGGCCATTCACACCGACGGCGGCGTGGTCACCGAAGCTCAGCCCCTGATGGTCATAGTGCCCACCGATCAGCCGGTGGAAGTGGAAGCCATGCTGGAGAACAAGGACATCGGCTTCGTTCGCTCCGGCCAGGCAGTCGAGATCAAGGTCGAGACCTTCACCTTCACCAAATACGGCGTGGTAGATGGCACGGTCATCAGCATCTCCAACGACGCCATCGAGGACGAAAAGCGCGGATTGCTGTACAGCACTCGCATCCAGCTAAAGGAAAACACTATTCGCGTGGGCGACAAACAAATCGCACTGTCGCCGGGGATGGCGGTAAGGGCGGAAGTGAAGACCGATAAGCGCAAGGTCATTGATTACTTCTTGAGCCCGCTTAAGACATATACAAGTGAGAGCATTAGAGAGCGTTGA
- a CDS encoding SDR family oxidoreductase encodes MGRLTGKVAIVTGASSGIGLATAKLFAEEGAKVVVAARREAELAKLVAEISAAGGEAVALAGDVQSEDFAKALVALAVSRFGRLDIAFNNAGTLGEQAPTTEVSEKGWTETLAINLTSAFLGAKHQIPEMIKQGGGSIIFTSTFVGYSFAFPGVAAYAASKSGLIGLTQALAAEYGPQGVRVNSILPGAVDTPMYRDMNDTTESQTFITNLHALKRVAKPEELARSVLYLASDDSAFVTGTASLVDGGASITRT; translated from the coding sequence ATGGGACGTTTAACTGGAAAAGTAGCCATCGTCACAGGCGCAAGTTCAGGCATTGGCCTGGCCACCGCCAAACTGTTCGCCGAGGAGGGTGCGAAAGTCGTAGTTGCAGCCCGCCGTGAAGCTGAACTGGCGAAGCTGGTCGCTGAGATCAGCGCCGCCGGTGGCGAAGCCGTCGCCCTGGCCGGTGACGTGCAGTCGGAAGATTTCGCGAAAGCCTTGGTGGCCCTGGCAGTCAGCCGCTTCGGTCGCCTCGACATTGCCTTCAATAACGCCGGTACTTTGGGTGAGCAGGCGCCGACCACCGAGGTCTCTGAAAAGGGCTGGACAGAGACATTGGCCATCAACCTGACCAGTGCCTTTTTAGGTGCCAAACACCAGATCCCCGAGATGATCAAGCAGGGTGGCGGTTCGATTATTTTCACCTCGACTTTTGTCGGCTACTCCTTTGCCTTCCCAGGCGTTGCCGCCTATGCAGCGAGCAAGTCGGGATTGATCGGGCTGACCCAGGCGCTGGCGGCCGAATACGGCCCGCAGGGCGTGCGCGTCAATTCGATCCTGCCGGGCGCGGTGGATACCCCGATGTACCGTGACATGAACGACACGACGGAGTCGCAGACCTTTATCACCAACCTGCACGCCCTGAAACGCGTCGCTAAACCGGAAGAACTGGCCCGCTCAGTGCTCTATCTCGCCTCCGACGACTCCGCGTTTGTGACCGGTACGGCCTCCTTGGTCGATGGCGGTGCCTCGATCACCCGTACCTGA
- a CDS encoding LysR family transcriptional regulator: MDRLRAFEVFVTVVSRGSFTRAADALDTSPANVTRYVNELESHLGTRLLNRSSRKLSLTESGEALFERSKSILDEVAETEALVSSSSLQPRGRLRINAPLSFGILHLAPLWPEFMQKYPDVELDVALIDRVVDLVEDGYDMAIRISRVGTTSHAARKLATSQNILCASPEYLKRHGHPQTPADLREHACVCYTYSGDEWHFNDDHGKAHSVKVTGQMHSNNGDTARAAALAGRGVIWQPTFLIGDDLRSGRLVPLLPGYRLPEIDVLAMYPSRRHLSAKVRVMVDFLVEAFSGVPPWDR, translated from the coding sequence ATGGATCGATTGCGCGCCTTTGAAGTGTTCGTGACGGTGGTAAGTCGCGGCAGTTTCACTCGTGCAGCGGATGCCCTCGACACCTCGCCTGCAAACGTGACCCGCTATGTCAACGAACTTGAGTCGCACCTCGGCACCCGCTTACTGAATCGTAGTTCACGCAAACTCTCACTCACTGAAAGTGGCGAAGCGCTCTTTGAGCGGAGCAAATCCATCCTCGACGAGGTAGCGGAAACCGAGGCGCTGGTCTCATCCAGTTCGCTGCAGCCACGCGGCCGGCTGCGGATCAATGCGCCGCTGAGCTTCGGCATTCTGCACCTGGCCCCACTGTGGCCGGAGTTCATGCAGAAGTACCCCGACGTGGAACTCGATGTGGCCTTGATCGATCGGGTTGTTGATCTTGTCGAGGATGGCTACGACATGGCCATCCGCATCTCCCGCGTCGGTACGACCAGCCACGCGGCGCGCAAACTGGCGACCTCGCAAAATATTCTGTGCGCCTCGCCTGAATACCTGAAACGTCACGGCCACCCCCAGACCCCGGCTGACCTGCGCGAGCATGCCTGCGTTTGCTACACCTACTCGGGCGATGAGTGGCACTTCAACGACGATCACGGCAAGGCCCATAGCGTGAAAGTGACTGGCCAGATGCACAGCAATAATGGCGATACTGCTCGGGCCGCGGCACTGGCTGGGCGTGGGGTGATCTGGCAACCGACCTTCCTGATCGGTGACGACCTGCGCTCGGGGCGGCTTGTACCGCTACTGCCGGGCTATCGCTTACCGGAAATCGACGTATTGGCCATGTACCCAAGCCGTCGTCACCTGAGCGCCAAGGTTCGGGTGATGGTGGACTTCCTGGTCGAGGCGTTCAGCGGCGTGCCGCCTTGGGATCGATAA
- a CDS encoding calcium-binding protein translates to MQSSISHTLADNVENLILLDFSKAERGLVDGEAILVYGYPKMNELDYMQGDAIPEFQGTCALTAIANLLTQADRPTTEAEVVQVAIDNNWAVTSPDKPAYERGGSNFVQQRAILDSYGIRNELLSGYNEQGVANLIRSGRGVILAVNAGTLWDDPAYVGGGAVNHVVTVTGAAYSEAVGELMGFYIADSGRQKVSDMTRYVSLDKFRQVANVASGYAIYTIEPLKLWGEDINGQGNGLDNVLIGNRGDNVLSGADGNDTLIGGAGNDTLYGHTGSDTYLFNLGDGRDTIVDVEAMWNTDVLKFGAGISAADIQVSRDGSSLVLQHRNGQDQISIGNWFTASYGYTNYHRLSRVEFADGTQWSRDHLSASNGNDTLVGGDTNDVLKGLGGNDSLNGLAGNDTLFGGNGDDNLSGGAGDDGLDGGQGNDILDGGLGNDTITGGAGIDTLYGHTGSDIYLFNLGDGRDTIVDVEAMWNTDVLKFGAGISAADIEVRRDGSSLVLQHRNGQDQISIGNWFTASYGYTNYHRLSRVEFADGTQWSRDQLSAWAVWEVTGSDSNDTLMGGDTNDVLKGLGGNDTLNGDAGNDVIIGGGGADTMVGGTGDDVYEVTELGDVVIELAAAGTDSVWTSLASYTLGANVEGLYYGASGNFSGTGNALANTIVGGSGDDTLDGQGGTDALVGGTGNDTYILGRGHGTDTVVESDSATGNTDIAQFLEGIATDQVWFRKMSDTNNLEVSVIGTPDKLTIKDWYLGNDCHVEQFKTADSKILLDSQVQSLVDAMASFAPPAAGQTTLPGNYQSALASVIAVNWQ, encoded by the coding sequence GTGCAAAGCAGCATCAGCCATACGCTTGCCGACAACGTGGAAAATCTAATACTGCTGGACTTTTCCAAAGCCGAAAGAGGCTTGGTGGATGGGGAGGCCATCCTCGTCTACGGCTATCCGAAGATGAACGAACTGGACTACATGCAGGGCGATGCCATTCCAGAGTTCCAAGGCACCTGCGCGTTGACGGCGATTGCCAACCTGCTCACCCAGGCTGACCGACCTACCACCGAAGCAGAGGTGGTGCAGGTGGCAATCGACAACAATTGGGCCGTGACGAGCCCGGACAAGCCGGCGTATGAGCGAGGCGGCTCGAACTTCGTCCAGCAACGGGCGATCCTGGACAGCTATGGAATTCGCAACGAATTGCTGTCCGGTTACAACGAGCAAGGTGTGGCTAACCTGATTCGCAGCGGGCGCGGCGTCATCCTCGCGGTCAATGCAGGGACGCTGTGGGACGACCCGGCCTACGTGGGCGGCGGCGCCGTGAACCATGTCGTCACAGTAACGGGGGCGGCCTACAGTGAGGCTGTCGGTGAGCTGATGGGCTTCTATATTGCCGACTCGGGGCGGCAGAAGGTCAGCGACATGACCCGCTACGTGAGCCTCGACAAGTTCCGCCAAGTAGCCAACGTCGCCAGTGGCTATGCGATCTATACGATCGAGCCATTGAAGCTGTGGGGCGAGGACATCAACGGTCAGGGTAACGGCCTCGACAATGTGCTCATCGGTAATCGGGGCGATAACGTGCTCAGCGGCGCCGACGGGAACGACACCCTCATCGGTGGGGCAGGTAATGACACCCTATACGGTCACACCGGCAGCGATACTTACTTGTTCAATCTGGGCGACGGGCGAGACACCATTGTCGATGTCGAAGCCATGTGGAACACCGATGTCCTGAAGTTCGGGGCAGGTATTTCGGCTGCCGACATCCAGGTCAGCCGAGATGGCAGCAGCCTGGTGCTTCAACATCGCAACGGCCAGGATCAGATCAGTATCGGCAACTGGTTCACCGCCTCTTATGGCTACACCAACTACCACCGGTTGAGCCGCGTAGAGTTTGCCGATGGCACCCAGTGGAGCCGCGATCATCTTTCAGCCAGTAATGGCAACGACACCCTCGTCGGGGGTGACACCAATGATGTGCTGAAGGGGTTGGGCGGCAACGACAGCCTCAACGGTCTGGCTGGCAACGACACCCTCTTCGGTGGCAATGGCGATGACAATCTATCGGGTGGAGCGGGCGATGATGGTCTGGATGGCGGGCAGGGCAACGACATCCTCGATGGTGGACTGGGCAATGACACCATCACCGGAGGGGCAGGCATCGACACCCTCTATGGTCACACCGGCAGCGATATTTACTTGTTCAATCTGGGCGACGGGCGAGACACCATTGTCGATGTCGAAGCCATGTGGAACACCGATGTCCTGAAGTTCGGGGCAGGTATTTCGGCTGCCGACATCGAGGTCCGCCGAGATGGCAGCAGCCTGGTGCTTCAACACCGCAACGGCCAGGATCAGATCAGTATCGGCAACTGGTTCACCGCCTCTTATGGCTACACCAACTACCACCGGTTGAGCCGCGTAGAGTTTGCCGATGGCACCCAGTGGAGCCGTGATCAGCTTTCAGCCTGGGCGGTATGGGAAGTTACAGGCAGCGACAGTAACGACACCCTCATGGGAGGGGACACCAACGATGTGCTGAAGGGATTGGGCGGCAATGACACACTCAACGGTGACGCTGGTAACGATGTCATCATCGGTGGCGGAGGTGCCGACACGATGGTCGGCGGTACCGGCGACGATGTCTATGAAGTCACCGAGCTCGGGGACGTTGTGATTGAGCTCGCCGCCGCAGGCACGGATTCAGTCTGGACCTCGCTCGCGAGCTATACGCTGGGTGCCAACGTCGAAGGCCTGTATTACGGCGCTAGCGGCAACTTCTCGGGCACCGGTAACGCGCTCGCCAACACGATCGTTGGTGGTTCGGGTGACGATACCTTGGATGGTCAGGGTGGCACTGATGCTCTGGTGGGGGGGACGGGTAACGACACTTATATTCTGGGGCGCGGTCATGGCACCGATACAGTCGTGGAGAGTGATTCCGCGACAGGTAACACCGATATTGCCCAGTTCCTGGAGGGCATTGCCACTGATCAGGTGTGGTTCCGTAAAATGTCCGATACCAACAACCTTGAAGTCAGTGTCATCGGTACACCCGACAAGTTAACGATCAAGGACTGGTATCTCGGTAACGATTGCCATGTTGAGCAGTTCAAAACCGCGGATAGCAAGATCTTACTCGATAGCCAGGTACAGAGTTTGGTCGATGCCATGGCGTCGTTCGCGCCGCCTGCGGCCGGGCAGACAACCTTGCCGGGCAATTATCAGTCAGCGCTTGCCTCAGTGATCGCAGTGAACTGGCAGTAA
- a CDS encoding calcium-binding protein, producing the protein MAFSKETFNYLGSISDKAVAVANALGLRDVTAQGILGAIGEEYEATGPADELQGDIISLLDHVTILENFNEVEANPQILKDVVSASLIGKLVIKAQNVVLNDVGPGNIKIHTAIKLLSSYVNDFVGDPLQLKSYASDYGRLVRDLANKNSDVSLKFSGLMLKEGSEFYRDKTALAWSTYGQDTKDAILITYYNNGRANSAEKIDTFLEGFPQYFPGSGGGDSGGLVYLDNVIKIKQILGIVSPSPDGARDFFKLSYDSTLQSILSGDHQIRDLYSQGRIGQGLYNDFTKWASGTLLNNFNNSQTSGSSSFNFGLNVEGLRYTPIGAFYETRTPAADAALSIASKTLVLLDGAQHSLTTPALGGLDADHDGKLSGSELGNISAWADLNENGLMDAGELQGLAQAGLTQINSTDYDFYTRGNSRVAATPVTAPVKPGESTGQPVRTDRTEAVPASNYRTLRDTDIFFELVNGGVIPWAPTQVKINYKNQTYLTGTDGNDAFDSNYYASYNYFNSSLLVNFLGGGGDDTVGGSVRDDRIWGGTGNDLLLGYAGNDKLYGEEGDDELQGHDGADYLDGGVGNDRLFGGAGSDVINGADGADALSGQGDDDSLCGGSGADTIVGGVGNDYLDGGDDGDLLLGEAGNDTLFGGNGVDELQGGDGNDVLLGEAGDDKLFGQTGNDILWGGAGNDQLMGFTASNEAKQTLFAGESDNDRLFAGAGNDNLYGGLGDDLLDGGDDNDVLVGNEGSDTLFGGAGNDEIQGNDGNDLLLGESGNDRLFGQTGNDTLWGGGGDDILVGFTAENEAKQSLAYGESDNDSLYGGVGNDLLLGGLGDDTVFGETGADELQGGSGADLLFGGEGDDKLFGQVGDDVLYGGEGNDILVGFTATNESKQSLAVGESDNDWLYGGAGNDTLLGGVGNDYLDGGAGADLMEGGTGDDIYIVNSVNDSILEHTGAGYDTVVSSSNYLLNANIEELRLVEGLDIHATGNAQDNKLIGNSRNNILDGVTGKDTMIGGLVTTLIMLTTWATRPSSGLAKGSTQCKAASAIRLPTTWKI; encoded by the coding sequence ATGGCTTTCAGTAAAGAGACGTTCAATTATTTAGGCTCAATATCTGATAAGGCAGTTGCAGTTGCCAATGCTCTTGGTCTGCGTGATGTAACTGCGCAAGGCATTCTCGGAGCAATAGGAGAGGAATATGAGGCAACCGGCCCCGCTGATGAGCTTCAAGGGGACATTATCTCACTACTTGATCACGTAACAATACTCGAAAACTTTAATGAGGTTGAGGCAAATCCGCAGATACTTAAGGATGTTGTTTCGGCGTCATTGATAGGGAAGCTAGTTATAAAGGCGCAAAATGTCGTGTTAAACGACGTTGGCCCTGGAAATATCAAGATCCACACCGCGATTAAGCTGCTGAGTAGTTACGTTAATGATTTTGTGGGTGATCCATTACAATTAAAAAGCTATGCTTCCGACTACGGAAGATTGGTCAGGGATCTCGCTAATAAAAACAGCGACGTGTCGTTGAAATTTTCTGGGCTAATGCTGAAGGAGGGGAGCGAATTTTATAGGGATAAAACAGCGCTGGCCTGGAGTACTTACGGCCAAGACACAAAAGATGCGATTCTTATTACCTATTACAATAATGGTCGTGCGAACTCGGCTGAAAAAATTGATACATTTTTAGAGGGTTTCCCCCAGTATTTTCCTGGGTCAGGTGGCGGTGATAGTGGTGGGCTGGTTTACTTGGATAATGTAATTAAAATAAAACAAATACTTGGTATTGTAAGTCCTAGTCCAGATGGGGCAAGGGACTTTTTTAAGCTGAGCTACGATTCAACCTTGCAAAGCATCCTGAGCGGCGATCATCAAATCAGAGATCTCTACAGCCAAGGCCGGATAGGCCAGGGCTTATACAACGATTTCACCAAGTGGGCTTCCGGCACGCTGCTTAACAACTTTAATAACTCCCAAACGTCCGGCTCCAGTTCTTTCAACTTCGGTCTTAACGTTGAAGGCCTGCGCTACACTCCCATTGGCGCTTTCTACGAAACCCGCACCCCGGCGGCCGATGCCGCCTTGTCCATCGCCAGCAAAACCCTCGTCCTGCTCGACGGCGCTCAGCACAGCTTGACGACGCCGGCTTTGGGCGGGCTCGATGCCGACCATGACGGCAAACTGAGTGGCAGCGAACTGGGTAACATCAGCGCTTGGGCTGATCTCAACGAAAACGGCCTCATGGATGCCGGTGAACTCCAGGGCCTTGCTCAAGCAGGCCTCACGCAAATCAATTCCACTGACTACGACTTTTATACCCGCGGTAACAGCCGAGTTGCCGCTACCCCGGTGACCGCTCCCGTCAAGCCAGGCGAAAGCACCGGCCAGCCGGTTCGCACTGACCGGACTGAAGCCGTCCCGGCCAGCAACTATCGAACCCTGCGCGATACCGACATATTTTTTGAGCTTGTCAATGGCGGTGTCATTCCTTGGGCACCTACGCAGGTCAAGATCAACTACAAGAACCAAACCTACCTAACCGGTACTGACGGGAACGACGCCTTCGATTCCAACTACTACGCCAGTTACAACTATTTCAACAGCTCTCTGCTGGTCAACTTCCTTGGTGGGGGTGGCGACGATACGGTCGGTGGCAGCGTGCGCGACGACCGTATCTGGGGTGGCACCGGCAACGACCTGCTATTGGGGTATGCCGGTAACGACAAGCTCTACGGCGAAGAAGGCGACGACGAACTACAAGGGCATGACGGTGCCGACTATCTAGATGGCGGCGTGGGCAACGATAGGCTGTTCGGTGGGGCAGGCAGCGACGTGATCAACGGCGCGGATGGTGCCGATGCGCTCAGCGGCCAGGGTGACGATGACAGCCTTTGCGGTGGCAGTGGCGCCGACACTATCGTTGGCGGGGTGGGCAACGATTACCTGGATGGTGGCGACGACGGTGATTTGCTGCTGGGTGAGGCCGGTAACGATACGCTCTTCGGCGGCAATGGAGTCGACGAACTCCAAGGTGGTGATGGCAACGATGTGCTCTTGGGCGAGGCGGGCGACGACAAGCTCTTCGGCCAAACCGGCAACGACATCTTATGGGGCGGTGCCGGCAATGACCAGTTGATGGGATTCACCGCTTCCAACGAGGCCAAGCAAACCCTCTTCGCCGGTGAAAGCGACAATGACAGGCTTTTCGCAGGTGCCGGTAACGACAACCTGTACGGTGGTCTTGGTGACGACTTACTCGACGGCGGCGATGACAATGACGTGCTCGTCGGTAACGAAGGCAGCGACACACTGTTCGGCGGCGCTGGAAACGACGAGATTCAGGGTAACGACGGCAACGACCTGCTGCTAGGCGAAAGTGGCAACGATCGGCTGTTCGGCCAGACTGGCAACGACACCCTGTGGGGGGGAGGCGGTGACGATATCCTAGTAGGATTCACCGCAGAAAATGAGGCCAAGCAAAGCCTCGCCTACGGAGAAAGCGACAACGACAGCTTGTACGGCGGTGTGGGGAATGACCTGTTGCTGGGTGGGCTGGGCGACGACACTGTATTTGGGGAAACGGGTGCCGATGAATTGCAAGGTGGCTCGGGCGCCGACCTGTTGTTTGGCGGGGAAGGCGACGACAAGCTCTTTGGGCAGGTCGGCGACGACGTACTCTACGGCGGCGAAGGCAATGACATTCTGGTGGGGTTCACCGCCACCAACGAGAGCAAGCAAAGTCTCGCTGTCGGCGAAAGCGACAACGACTGGTTGTATGGTGGGGCGGGCAACGACACCCTGCTGGGGGGCGTCGGGAATGACTATCTTGACGGTGGCGCGGGTGCAGATCTTATGGAGGGCGGCACTGGGGACGATATTTACATCGTCAACAGCGTGAATGACAGCATTCTTGAGCACACTGGCGCTGGCTACGACACCGTTGTCAGTAGCTCCAACTATCTTCTGAATGCCAATATTGAAGAGCTTCGCTTGGTCGAAGGGCTTGATATCCATGCCACCGGCAATGCCCAGGATAACAAGCTGATTGGCAACAGCCGCAACAATATCCTCGACGGCGTGACCGGCAAGGACACCATGATCGGGGGGCTGGTGACGACACTTATTATGTTGACAACCTGGGCGACCAGACCATCGAGCGGACTGGCGAAGGGGTCGACACAGTGCAAAGCAGCATCAGCCATACGCTTGCCGACAACGTGGAAAATCTAA